One Phragmites australis chromosome 23, lpPhrAust1.1, whole genome shotgun sequence DNA window includes the following coding sequences:
- the LOC133906266 gene encoding uncharacterized protein LOC133906266 isoform X6 has protein sequence MAVVGEEAAPPPPAPRTPPSLLSLCLEAVAAHLATEAAGAGGAGASGHSAHLDGDPEQGDHLTPEQVAEALPWELLHRLASALPPVALESIHHAAHARCYSSADTTAVLGEQDGIRRGIKRSRREDFNTAWQALFKLRWPVNDNTGHDTLVTATWQQQYWENHLQECLDEAAESALLPSFRGSIGELSISAAKIMNSIFHSEDISQQHSRLSYQCSRFGCYARCLRLQSVLCTPETYGLFQYCKLERLMFIRIISESEVHGVCLLLSCHAETLVSLEFIHCQLYPAVMDKICKSVCRKESLNHGIQRLSIKSSCICGTKPLTISAGLLNFLSYGKSLQLLSLNDTKMQPSFAKMIFLTLLESPCGLQTLEISENNIAGWLSTMDKSSTISSLALESNISLNSLSVLNLRLLVPFISRAIQKENPLLRLRIENCDLSSIGVSKLLEGLTSVKQPLDMLSIADNPLGSSVAAALVLFMSLFVLKCACSSVAAALANFLGSRVRDLNVEDIGLGTLGFQILEEALSMEVALSHINISKNRGGIRAAYFVSRLILQAPNLVSVNAAANLLPPESLEVICNTLKQRTCNLERVDLTSNMHLSGSVFPVLLEFKKHGKPILVLPSHLSACAPYDDDP, from the exons ATGGCGGTAgtcggcgaggaggcggcgccgccgcctccagctCCACGTACACCGCCCAGTCTGCTGTCCCTGTGCCTGGAAGCTGTCGCCGCTCATCTTGCCACGGAGGCCGCGGGCGCAGGTGGAGCTGGTGCGTCAGGGCATAGTGCTCACCTCGACGGTGACcccgagcagggcgaccaccTGACGCCGGAGCAGGTGGCGGAGGCGCTGCCGTGGGAGCTTCTCCACCGACTGGCTTCCGCTCTCCCACCAGTGGCGCTCGAGTCGATCCATCACGCCGCCCATGCTCG ATGCTACTCTTCCGCTGACACTACTGCTGTTCTTGGAGAGCAAGACGGCATCAGACGTGGGATAAAACGCTCAAG GCGTGAAGATTTCAACACCGCTTGGCAAGCATTGTTCAAACTTCGCTGGCCCGTTAATGATAACACTGGACATGATACCTTGGTTACTGCGACTTGGCAGCAACAGTATTGGGAAAATCATTTACAAGA GTGCCTGGATGAAGCTGCAGAGAGTGCCCTGCTTCCTTCTTTTCGTGGGAGTATTGGTGAGCTGAGTATATCAG CAGCTAAAATCATGAATTCCATTTTCCATAGCGAGGACATATCTCAACAACACTCAAGATTATCATATCAATGCAGCAGATTTGGTTGCTATGCAAG GTGCTTGAGACTGCAAAGTGTTCTTTGCACCCCAGAAACTTAT GGCTTGTTTCAATATTGCAAGCTGGAAAGATTGATGTTCATAAGGATTATATCAGAGTCCGAG GTTCATGGTGTATGTCTGCTTCTGAGTTGCCATGCAGAGACACTGGTGTCCCTTGAATTTATCCACTGCCAGCTTTATCCTGCAGTCATGGATAAAATTTGCAAGAGTGTGTGCCGAAAGGAATCTCTAAACCATGGAATCCAACGCTTAAGTATTAAATCATCGTGTATTTGTGGAACCAAGCCTCTGACCATCTCTGCTGGTCTGTTAAATTTTCTTTCATATGGAAA GTCATTGCAATTGCTGTCACTCAACGATACTAAGATGCAGCCGTCATTTGCTAAAATGATTTTTCTTACTCTCCTTGAGTCACCATGTGGTTTACAAACTCTTGAGATATCAGAAAACAAT ATTGCAGGCTGGCTTTCCACAATGGACAAAAGTTCGACAATTTCCTCATTAGCACTGGAATCAAATATTTCTTTGAACTCCCTGTCCGTTCTTAACCTGAG ATTGCTTGTTCCTTTTATTTCACGGGCTATTCAAAAGGAAAATCCACTTTTGAGATTAAGAATCGAGAACTGTGACTTGTCCAGTATTGGTGTGAGTAAACTTCTTGAGGGCCTCACATCTGTTAAACAACCACTAGATATGCTATCTATAGCAGATAATCCTCTTGGGAG TTCTGTGGCAGCTGCATTGGTTCTTTTTATGTCACTTTTTGTATTGAAATGCGCTTGCAGTTCTGTGGCAGCTGCATTGGCCAACTTCTTGGGGTCACGTGTAAGAGATCTAAATGTTGAAGATATTGGACTGGGGACATTAGGTTTCCAAATACTCGAGGAAGCATTGTCAATGGAAGTAGCTCTTTCCCACATCAACATCAG CAAGAACCGAGGTGGGATCAGAGCAGCATATTTTGTTTCCAGATTAATATTGCAAGCACCAAACCTCGTCTCAGTCAATGCAGCAGCTAACCTTTTACCCCCCGAATCTTTGGAAGTCATTTGTAACACCTTGAAGCAGAGGAcat GTAATTTGGAGCGAGTGGACCTGACAAGCAACATGCATTTGTCAGGCTCTGTTTTTCCTGTGTTACTTGAATTCAAGAAGCATGGCAAGCCGATCCTGGTTCTTCCATCACACTTGAGCGCTTGTGCTCCGTACGATGATGACCCATGA